A window of Pseudomonas monteilii contains these coding sequences:
- a CDS encoding integrase codes for MALVGRRDGRNFGYGRQLSYAGPQALKDMFGGGHYGTVRAHCDRWQAFVKWCRSEQGPGINDARLIDREVLADYAAYLRDMVRRGDLAVSTAQNRLSSVNRTMAALRGDQYVNLPSPSKALGMQRTGVRHSVPQGQDREQVKKIVDALCIRDHLQAAAIVLLARATGMRLREAILADLPRLSHEAKELGRINIQDGTKGGRAGASAPRWIAVDDHVRSALEFAQQVSSAGSRNLIAAHENYLDLLQQVIRPARDILHAHNLKGFHELRAAYACERYEQITQCPAPINGGKCYQVDRNLDGEAQRRISYELGHGRIDVVAAYIGGRA; via the coding sequence ATGGCATTGGTGGGTAGACGCGATGGCCGTAACTTCGGCTACGGCAGGCAACTGAGCTATGCAGGGCCGCAGGCGTTGAAAGACATGTTCGGCGGCGGTCACTACGGCACGGTGAGGGCACACTGTGATCGGTGGCAGGCATTCGTGAAGTGGTGCCGCTCCGAACAAGGGCCCGGTATCAATGATGCGCGGCTGATTGATCGGGAGGTGCTGGCCGACTATGCGGCGTACCTGCGCGACATGGTTAGGCGCGGTGATCTCGCTGTCAGCACCGCACAAAATCGGCTATCCAGCGTTAACAGGACCATGGCTGCGCTTCGCGGTGATCAGTACGTGAATTTGCCAAGTCCTAGCAAGGCGTTGGGTATGCAGCGCACCGGGGTTCGACACTCGGTGCCTCAGGGCCAAGACCGCGAACAGGTTAAGAAGATTGTCGACGCACTTTGCATTCGTGATCATCTGCAGGCCGCCGCGATCGTTCTGTTGGCGCGAGCCACCGGCATGCGCTTGCGCGAGGCCATCCTGGCAGACCTGCCACGGCTGAGCCATGAGGCTAAAGAGCTAGGCAGAATTAACATTCAAGATGGCACCAAAGGCGGCCGCGCCGGCGCCTCGGCGCCCCGTTGGATTGCGGTAGATGACCATGTTCGAAGTGCACTTGAGTTTGCGCAGCAGGTGTCGTCTGCGGGCAGCCGCAACCTGATTGCGGCACACGAAAACTACCTAGATCTTCTGCAACAAGTTATCCGCCCTGCGCGGGATATCCTGCATGCACACAACCTCAAAGGCTTCCATGAGCTACGAGCAGCGTACGCATGTGAGCGCTACGAGCAGATCACCCAATGCCCCGCGCCAATCAATGGTGGCAAATGTTACCAGGTAGATAGGAACCTTGATGGCGAGGCCCAGAGGCGAATCAGTTACGAGCTTGGACACGGTCGGATCGACGTGGTCGCGGCCTACATTGGTGGCCGGGCATGA